DNA from Algisphaera agarilytica:
CCGAAAGCGGGAGGACGAGGAGACGATCCAGAAGCGGTTCAGCCTGGCGAAGAAGGAGATCGCGTTCGCCGAGAGCACTGATGTCTACGACGTCTTTGTCGTGAACGATGACTTCAACCGTGCCGTGGCCGAGATCGAGAAACTGATCCGCAGACGCTTGGCCGAGGGGCAGGAACCGACGCTGTTCTGATCCCGTGCCCTTGGGCGGTTCCATCGCCCCGGCATCTGCTAGATTGTGTGCATGAAACGGCCAGCGGTCTTCCTCGACCGTGACAACACGATCATCCACAACGACGGCGACCTCGGCGACCCCGAGGAGGTCAAGCTCATCCAGGGCGTGGCCTCGGCGATCGCGTCGGTCTGCGGGCTCGGCTACAAGGTCGTGGTCGTGACCAATCAGGGCGGGGTGGCCCGGGGCAAGTACGGCGAAGAAGACGTGGACGCGGTGCACGACCGGATCGAAGAAGTCATCCGCGAGCGGGCCAACGGAGCGCGGATCGACGCGTTCTACTTCTGCCCGTTCCACCCGCAGGGCACGGTCGCCCGGTACAAGAAAGAACACCCCACACGCAAGCCCAAGCCGGGGATGCTGCTGCAGGCGGCCGAGGATTTGGACCTGGACCTGAGCCAGAGCTGGATGGTGGGCGACGCCTTGCGGGACATCGAGGCGGGGGCCGCGGCGGGGTGTCGGACCGTGCTGCTGCAGGCCGACTGGACCAACACGTCGCTGGCGGACCTGCGCAAGCGGGAGGCGGCGAAGGCGGGGAAGAAAACGACGGGGCGGGGAAAGAAAAAAGTGGAGCCGGACTTTGTGGCCAAGGGTCTGGTCGAAGCGGTGCGGATCATCGCGTCGCAGCGTAAGCCCGAGGCGAGCGAAGAGATCAGCCGCACACGCATCGCGGGCAAGCGATGGGACGCCGAGGCGATGGCCAAGCTGCAGCAGCCACGGGCCAAGACCCCATCGGCCGAGCCCGAAAGCGCGGACCCGCCCGCCAAGGAATCGGAGCCCGCAGACCCGGCCAGTCCCTCGGCTGAAGCGGAGAGTTCGGAATCCCCCAAGGTTGAAATGGTGAGCCAGGTCGAGGCGTCCTCCACCTCGTCAACCTCCAGCCAACCAGCCCGGCCGTTTGTTCCCTGGACCAAGCAGGCCCCTCCCGAAGAGCTTACCGAGGCGGAGCCGTCCGCCGAAGCAGATGCACCCTCAGGCACTGCGTCACAAGAAACGACCGGGGCCGACGACAAAGAGGCTTCAGCGTCCCCCTCGACATCCGCCTCGCCCGAACCTGATGAGTCTCCCGCTACTCCGGACCCGGAGCCCGCCCAACCCACGGCCCCGGCCAATCCCGAGGCCATGACCGCGCTCAACAAAACCATGCGGCTGGTTCTTCAGGAACTCCGCATGCAGCGCGGCACGTCCGGCGAGTTTCAGCAACTCGGGGTCGTGGCGATCGTGATCCAGGCCGTGGCGTTCATCTGCATGCTGGGGGCATTGTGGATGGGCGGCGGCGACGGGGCGTTTCTTCGCTGGATATCGGTGGCGATCATCTTGCAGCTTGCGGTGATCGCGACGCTGCTGTTTTCTAAGCCCTCGGGCTGAGCACTCTGGGTATACTCGTCGGTCCGATGGCCAAACGCGATCAGCACCAGCCCGCCGAGCGACTGCTCGTTGTCCTGCCGACCTGGTTCGGCGACATCCTCATGGCCACGCCCACGCTGCGGGCGCTCAAACGCCTGTGGCCCGATACGCAGCTGTCGGTCCTGGTCCGCGAGAGCGTTGCCGAGCTGGTGGAAGGGCTGCCGTACATCGACCACCACGTGCCGGTGCTGATGAAGGGCAAGGGGGCCTCGGCCTTCCGCCTCGCCAAGCGCCTCTCCAAACAGAAGTACGACGCGGCGATCCTGCTGCCCAACAGCTTCCGCTCGGCGGCATTGGTCTCCATGGCCGGGATCCCCCGCCGTATCGGCTACGAGCGTGACGGGCGGGGCGTGCTTCTGACCGACAAGCTGATCCCCCGGCGTGACGGCCGAAAGTTCCTGCCTGTGCCGACGCTGGACTACTACCTCAGCATCGTGCATTACCTCGGCGGCGAGGCCTACGAGGGCGACCACCTCATGGAGGTCGCCACCCGCCCCGAAGACGACGAGCGTGCCGCGGGATTGCTCGCTGGGGCAAAGGGCAAACCCGTGGTGCTGCTGAACCCCGGGGCTCAGAAAGAATTCAAACGTTGGCCCGCCGAGCGGTTCGCCCAACTGGCGGCCCGCTGCAGCAACGAGCTGGGCTGCGCGGTGGCGGTGACGGGTTCGCCCGCCGAGCGCGATGTGCTGGCCCGCGTCACCGGCGCAGCAACGACGACGATCATCGATCTCCCCAAGGCGGGCATGAACGTTCGGCTGCTCAAAAGCGTCACGAAGCAGTGTGCCCTGATGGTGACCAACGACACCGGCCCGCGCCACCTCGCGGCGGCCTGCGACACGCCCCTGGTCACGCTCTTCGGCCCGACGACCCCAGAATGGACCGAGATCGGCTACGACAAAGAGCGGCAGGTCGTGGCCCGGGACGCAGGTCACGCCGAGAGCATGAAGCAGATCGGCGTCGATGAGGTCTTTGATGCCGCTCGT
Protein-coding regions in this window:
- a CDS encoding D-glycero-alpha-D-manno-heptose-1,7-bisphosphate 7-phosphatase produces the protein MKRPAVFLDRDNTIIHNDGDLGDPEEVKLIQGVASAIASVCGLGYKVVVVTNQGGVARGKYGEEDVDAVHDRIEEVIRERANGARIDAFYFCPFHPQGTVARYKKEHPTRKPKPGMLLQAAEDLDLDLSQSWMVGDALRDIEAGAAAGCRTVLLQADWTNTSLADLRKREAAKAGKKTTGRGKKKVEPDFVAKGLVEAVRIIASQRKPEASEEISRTRIAGKRWDAEAMAKLQQPRAKTPSAEPESADPPAKESEPADPASPSAEAESSESPKVEMVSQVEASSTSSTSSQPARPFVPWTKQAPPEELTEAEPSAEADAPSGTASQETTGADDKEASASPSTSASPEPDESPATPDPEPAQPTAPANPEAMTALNKTMRLVLQELRMQRGTSGEFQQLGVVAIVIQAVAFICMLGALWMGGGDGAFLRWISVAIILQLAVIATLLFSKPSG
- the waaF gene encoding lipopolysaccharide heptosyltransferase II — translated: MAKRDQHQPAERLLVVLPTWFGDILMATPTLRALKRLWPDTQLSVLVRESVAELVEGLPYIDHHVPVLMKGKGASAFRLAKRLSKQKYDAAILLPNSFRSAALVSMAGIPRRIGYERDGRGVLLTDKLIPRRDGRKFLPVPTLDYYLSIVHYLGGEAYEGDHLMEVATRPEDDERAAGLLAGAKGKPVVLLNPGAQKEFKRWPAERFAQLAARCSNELGCAVAVTGSPAERDVLARVTGAATTTIIDLPKAGMNVRLLKSVTKQCALMVTNDTGPRHLAAACDTPLVTLFGPTTPEWTEIGYDKERQVVARDAGHAESMKQIGVDEVFDAARDLLSSSQAKVGS